One genomic window of Enterobacteriaceae endosymbiont of Donacia crassipes includes the following:
- the ybeY gene encoding rRNA maturation RNase YbeY produces MKLSIILNYYNFCKNNDQIPYKNDILYWLKIIFMKTNIKKIEITISIVEIDYIQKLNKKYFQISKPTNVLSFLDKNNFLKKTLLGEIILCKEIIEHESFLQKKLLNAHWAHMIIHACLHLLKYDHKNIQETCIMQIKEINILNLLGYKNPYELL; encoded by the coding sequence ATGAAATTAAGTATTATTTTAAATTATTATAATTTCTGTAAAAATAATGATCAAATACCATATAAAAATGATATTTTATATTGGTTAAAAATAATATTTATGAAAACTAATATAAAAAAAATTGAAATTACAATTTCTATTGTAGAAATAGATTATATTCAAAAACTTAATAAAAAATATTTTCAAATTTCTAAACCTACAAATGTTTTATCTTTTTTAGATAAAAATAATTTTTTAAAAAAAACATTATTAGGAGAAATAATTTTATGTAAGGAAATTATTGAACATGAATCTTTTTTACAAAAAAAGTTATTAAATGCTCATTGGGCTCACATGATTATACATGCATGTTTACATTTGTTAAAATATGATCATAAAAATATTCAAGAAACATGTATAATGCAAATAAAAGAAATTAATATACTTAATTTACTTGGTTATAAAAACCCATATGAATTATTATAA
- the miaB gene encoding tRNA (N6-isopentenyl adenosine(37)-C2)-methylthiotransferase MiaB — protein MLKNKLYIKTWGCQMNEYDSSKIADIMKNELNCKITTSVTNANILILNTCSIREKAQEKLFHQLGRWKSLKKNNPNIIIGVGGCVASQEGKKILERAYYIDIIFGPQTFHRLPKMIYKIRQFKKYLIDISFPKIEKFKFFPFSKTKKVSSFITIIEGCNKYCTYCIVPYTRGKEISRPYKDIILEIKHLASQGVKEIYLLGQNVNAYKYFDKKYKKYYTFTKLLKLIAEIKNIKRIRFTTNHPKYFSDELINIYKTIPQLVNFIHLPVQSGSDKILYLMKRQYNIEEYTRIINKLRNVRPLIQISSDFIVGFPGENEEDFNNTISLILDLDLDMSFSFIYSSRPGTPASKMKDNISIIDKKKRLHLLQYYIKQQTKKFSLKMINTIQIILVEGFSFQNHKYFGKTENNRIVFFTNSKNYIGKFVKIKIIDSNIYSLYGKFISIYDDI, from the coding sequence ATGTTAAAAAATAAATTATATATTAAAACTTGGGGCTGTCAAATGAATGAATATGATTCTTCTAAGATAGCTGATATTATGAAAAATGAATTAAATTGTAAAATTACTACATCAGTAACAAATGCCAATATTTTAATATTAAATACTTGTTCTATTAGAGAAAAAGCACAAGAAAAACTTTTTCATCAATTAGGAAGATGGAAAAGTTTAAAAAAAAATAATCCTAATATCATTATAGGTGTAGGTGGATGTGTTGCTTCACAAGAAGGTAAAAAAATTTTAGAAAGAGCATATTATATAGATATTATTTTTGGACCTCAAACTTTTCATAGATTACCTAAAATGATATATAAGATACGTCAATTTAAAAAATATTTAATTGATATTAGTTTCCCTAAAATTGAAAAATTTAAATTTTTCCCTTTTAGTAAAACAAAAAAAGTAAGTTCTTTTATTACTATTATAGAAGGATGTAATAAATATTGTACTTATTGTATAGTGCCTTATACAAGAGGAAAAGAAATTAGTAGACCTTATAAAGATATTATTTTAGAAATTAAACATTTAGCTTCTCAAGGAGTGAAAGAAATATATTTATTAGGACAAAATGTTAATGCTTATAAATATTTCGATAAAAAATATAAAAAATATTATACATTTACAAAATTATTAAAATTAATTGCAGAAATAAAAAATATAAAAAGAATTAGATTTACTACAAATCATCCAAAATATTTTTCTGATGAACTAATAAATATATATAAAACAATTCCTCAATTAGTAAATTTTATACATTTACCAGTGCAAAGTGGTTCTGATAAAATCTTATATCTTATGAAGAGACAATATAATATTGAAGAATATACAAGAATTATAAATAAATTAAGAAATGTTAGACCATTAATACAGATTAGTTCAGATTTTATTGTTGGTTTCCCTGGAGAAAATGAAGAAGATTTTAATAATACTATTTCTTTAATATTAGATTTAGATTTAGATATGAGTTTTAGTTTTATTTATTCATCTAGACCTGGAACTCCAGCTAGTAAAATGAAAGATAATATTAGTATTATAGATAAAAAAAAAAGGTTACATTTACTTCAATATTATATTAAACAACAAACTAAAAAATTTAGTTTAAAAATGATTAATACTATTCAGATAATTTTAGTTGAAGGTTTTTCTTTTCAAAATCATAAATATTTTGGTAAAACTGAAAATAATAGAATAGTTTTTTTTACAAATTCTAAAAATTATATTGGTAAATTTGTTAAAATAAAAATTATTGATTCTAATATATATTCTTTATATGGAAAATTTATATCTATATATGATGATATATAG
- the glnS gene encoding glutamine--tRNA ligase yields the protein MCRNNNFYKKNFIFKIIHNDLKNKKYNFICTRFPPEPNGYLHIGHIKSICLNFSIAKFYGGNCFLRIDDTNPTTENIKYINSIKKDLIWLGFKWDHKIKYSSDYFDMIYKYAIELINKNLAYVDELSIQEIKSYRGTLSVPGKDSPYRNRSIKENLKLFHNMRLGNFSEGSMSLRAKIDMKSKIIIMRDPVLYRIKFQKHHQTGKKWCIYPTYDFCHCISDSIEGITHSLCTLEFQDNKILYNWILNNISVKNYPKQYEFSKLQIEYGITSKRNIRLLIKNKIVDGWDDPRLLTISGLRRKGYTALSLKNFCYRIGVTKQNNIIQLSYLEFCIKKELNQIAPRAMAILRPLKIIIDNFPVNKKIKLLIPNHPFNKNMGYRIIYFTKEIYIDILDFSEEEKKDYKRLILGKKVKLRYSFVIKANKVIKNSNGNIICVYCTYYQNTLGIKIDKKDQKIKGIIHWISCLNSQPVLFYLYKTLLKKKCINNTDNILSYINKKSLLIYNGFIEKNLLKEQKKKHFQFEREGYFYFDKKNSNKKQIIFNQILSFRS from the coding sequence ATGTGTAGAAATAATAATTTTTATAAAAAAAATTTTATTTTTAAAATTATCCACAATGATTTAAAAAATAAAAAATATAATTTTATATGTACTAGATTTCCTCCAGAACCTAATGGTTATTTACATATAGGACATATTAAATCTATATGTTTAAATTTTTCTATAGCAAAATTTTATGGAGGAAATTGTTTTTTGAGAATTGATGATACTAATCCAACAACTGAAAATATTAAATATATTAATTCTATAAAAAAAGATTTGATTTGGTTAGGATTTAAATGGGATCATAAAATTAAATATTCATCAGATTATTTTGATATGATATATAAATATGCAATAGAATTAATTAATAAAAATTTAGCTTATGTTGATGAATTAAGTATACAAGAAATTAAATCTTATAGAGGTACTTTATCAGTACCTGGTAAAGATAGTCCTTATAGGAATCGTTCAATAAAAGAAAATTTAAAATTATTTCATAATATGCGTTTAGGTAATTTTTCTGAAGGAAGTATGTCTTTACGTGCAAAAATAGACATGAAATCAAAAATAATTATAATGAGAGATCCTGTTTTGTATAGAATTAAATTTCAAAAACATCACCAAACTGGTAAAAAATGGTGTATATATCCTACTTATGATTTTTGTCATTGTATATCTGATTCAATTGAAGGAATAACACACTCTTTATGTACTTTAGAATTTCAAGATAATAAAATATTATATAATTGGATACTCAATAATATCAGTGTTAAAAACTATCCTAAACAATATGAATTTTCAAAATTACAAATTGAATATGGAATAACTTCAAAAAGAAATATTAGATTATTAATTAAAAATAAAATAGTTGATGGATGGGATGATCCTCGTTTATTAACTATTTCTGGTTTACGCAGAAAAGGATATACAGCTTTATCGTTAAAAAATTTTTGTTATCGTATAGGAGTAACAAAACAAAATAATATTATACAATTATCTTATTTAGAATTTTGTATAAAAAAAGAATTAAATCAAATCGCTCCAAGAGCAATGGCAATACTTAGACCTTTAAAAATTATTATTGATAATTTTCCTGTTAATAAAAAAATAAAATTATTAATCCCTAATCATCCATTTAATAAAAATATGGGTTATAGAATTATTTATTTTACAAAAGAAATATATATAGATATTTTAGATTTTTCAGAAGAAGAAAAAAAAGATTATAAAAGATTAATTTTAGGTAAAAAAGTAAAATTAAGATATTCATTTGTAATTAAAGCTAATAAAGTTATTAAAAACAGTAATGGAAATATTATTTGTGTATATTGTACATACTATCAAAATACATTAGGAATTAAAATAGATAAAAAAGATCAAAAAATAAAAGGGATAATTCATTGGATATCTTGTCTTAATTCTCAACCAGTTTTATTTTATTTATATAAAACTTTATTAAAAAAAAAATGTATTAACAATACAGATAATATTTTATCTTATATAAATAAGAAATCATTATTAATATATAATGGTTTTATAGAAAAAAATTTATTAAAAGAACAAAAAAAAAAACATTTTCAATTTGAAAGAGAAGGATATTTTTATTTTGATAAAAAAAATTCTAATAAAAAACAAATAATTTTTAATCAAATATTATCATTTAGATCATAA
- the fldA gene encoding flavodoxin FldA, translating into MSKIGIFFGSDTGNTENVAFNIQKQLGHNIASVFDIAKIEKKDIEKYNILIFGVPTWYYGEVQCDWDDFLPILQKISFKNKNLCLFGCGDQEDYGEYFCDAISVIYNIVKTNKGNIVGYWPTKSYYFSNTKSLKNKDYFLGLTIDEDRQSELTNSRIITWTKQISNELNL; encoded by the coding sequence ATGTCAAAGATAGGTATTTTTTTTGGTAGTGATACAGGAAATACTGAAAATGTTGCTTTTAATATACAAAAACAATTAGGTCATAATATTGCTTCAGTATTTGATATTGCTAAAATAGAAAAAAAAGATATTGAAAAATATAATATACTTATATTTGGAGTACCCACATGGTATTATGGTGAAGTTCAATGTGATTGGGATGATTTTTTACCAATTTTACAAAAAATTAGTTTTAAAAATAAAAATTTATGTTTATTTGGTTGTGGTGATCAAGAAGATTATGGAGAATATTTTTGTGATGCTATAAGTGTTATTTATAATATAGTTAAAACTAATAAAGGAAATATTGTAGGATATTGGCCAACAAAAAGTTATTATTTTTCGAATACTAAAAGTCTAAAAAATAAAGATTATTTTTTAGGATTAACTATAGATGAAGACAGACAATCAGAATTAACTAATTCACGTATCATAACTTGGACTAAACAAATTTCTAATGAATTAAATCTTTAA
- a CDS encoding alpha/beta fold hydrolase, with translation MILSYLFISNENIFIKNKHNIVMLHGLFGNKKSLYLMGKFLFHKTKFKVLLLDIRNHGLSPQNKKMDYISLSQDVLDTLNFLNIKKNLIFIGHSIGGKIAMNLTKFIPFNFIKTIIILDIAPVKYKFNKTNIFFALEEVYKKKIFFRKDAFKLLKSFINNKFIINLLLKTFKNGKWEFNLSIIKNEYNNILNWNPLFSVWKGNIFFLKGEKSNYINKINYTNIFSQFPNARIYNIPNVGHLLHIENIKLIFNLIRKLCYK, from the coding sequence ATGATTTTAAGTTATTTATTTATTTCTAATGAAAATATATTTATTAAAAATAAACATAATATTGTTATGTTACATGGATTATTTGGTAATAAAAAAAGTTTATATTTAATGGGTAAATTTTTATTTCATAAAACAAAATTTAAAGTTTTATTATTAGATATTAGAAATCATGGTTTATCTCCTCAAAATAAAAAAATGGATTATATATCTTTATCACAAGATGTATTGGATACATTGAATTTTTTAAATATTAAAAAAAATCTTATTTTTATTGGACATTCTATAGGAGGAAAAATAGCTATGAATCTTACTAAATTTATACCATTTAATTTTATTAAAACTATTATTATTTTAGATATAGCACCTGTTAAATATAAATTTAATAAAACAAATATTTTTTTTGCATTAGAAGAAGTATACAAAAAAAAAATATTTTTTAGAAAAGATGCGTTTAAATTACTAAAATCTTTCATTAACAATAAATTTATTATAAATTTATTGTTAAAAACATTTAAAAATGGAAAATGGGAATTTAATTTATCTATTATAAAAAATGAATATAATAATATATTAAATTGGAATCCACTTTTTTCTGTATGGAAAGGAAATATTTTTTTTTTAAAAGGAGAAAAATCAAATTACATAAATAAAATTAATTATACTAATATATTTTCTCAATTTCCTAATGCTAGAATATATAATATTCCTAATGTTGGTCATTTATTACATATTGAAAATATAAAATTAATATTTAATTTAATTAGAAAATTATGTTATAAATAA
- the pgi gene encoding glucose-6-phosphate isomerase → MKNINPTKTFSWKKLQNHVKEMKKITIYDLFQIDNNRFENFSINFENIILFDYSKNIINKKTIYYLLNLAKETKCIDAIHEMFYGEKINITENKSVLHTALRNNSIDFFLRDHQIYNNINKTLKKIKNISNKIISGEWKGFTDKKIKNIVNIGIGGSHLGPLMITESLKNYKNKLNLFFLSNVDANQLINIINKIKPEESIFIIASKTFNTLETITNALSIKKWFIKNININFNKDIFSKHFIAVTNNINAAIKFGINENNILSLLSEIGGRFSLWSSIGLIISLSIGFDNFYQLLQGAYKMDNHFFYSPIDKNIPVIMALINIWYSNFWDTETEAIIAYNDNMCFLPLYLQQLNMESNGKSIDRNGEKIKYQTSPIIWGDVGTNGQHSFFQMLHQGTKLIPCDFIASAIPNYNNYKNHHVQLIANYIAQTKALAFGNIKEYNCKKNIYYCCYGNRPSNSIFLKKINPYNLGMLIAYYEHKIFIQGVILNIFSFDQWGVELGKKITHSLIKEIKINNYAISKNDYSSKGLINFYKYFN, encoded by the coding sequence ATGAAAAATATTAATCCTACTAAAACTTTTTCTTGGAAAAAATTACAAAATCATGTAAAAGAAATGAAAAAAATAACTATTTATGATCTATTTCAAATAGATAATAATAGATTTGAAAATTTTTCTATTAATTTTGAAAATATTATTCTTTTTGATTATTCAAAAAATATTATTAATAAAAAAACTATATATTATTTATTAAATTTAGCTAAAGAAACTAAATGTATTGATGCTATTCATGAAATGTTTTATGGGGAAAAAATTAATATAACAGAAAATAAGTCTGTTTTACATACAGCTTTAAGAAATAATAGCATTGATTTCTTTTTAAGAGATCATCAAATTTATAATAATATAAATAAAACTTTAAAAAAAATAAAAAATATTTCTAATAAAATTATATCAGGAGAATGGAAAGGTTTTACTGATAAAAAAATTAAAAATATTGTAAATATAGGAATAGGTGGTTCTCACTTAGGTCCATTAATGATTACAGAATCATTAAAAAATTATAAAAACAAATTAAATTTATTTTTTTTATCTAATGTTGATGCTAATCAATTAATTAATATTATTAATAAAATTAAACCAGAAGAAAGTATATTTATTATTGCATCAAAAACTTTTAATACATTAGAAACAATTACTAATGCTTTAAGTATAAAAAAATGGTTTATTAAAAATATTAATATAAATTTTAATAAAGATATTTTTTCTAAACATTTTATTGCTGTTACAAATAATATTAATGCGGCAATAAAATTCGGTATAAATGAAAATAATATTTTATCATTACTGTCTGAAATAGGTGGACGTTTTTCTCTATGGTCTTCTATTGGATTAATAATATCTTTGTCTATTGGATTTGATAATTTTTATCAATTATTACAAGGAGCATATAAAATGGATAATCACTTTTTTTATTCTCCTATAGATAAAAATATTCCTGTTATTATGGCATTAATTAATATTTGGTATAGTAATTTTTGGGATACAGAAACAGAAGCTATAATAGCTTATAATGATAATATGTGTTTTTTACCATTATATTTGCAACAATTAAATATGGAATCTAATGGTAAATCTATAGATAGAAATGGAGAAAAAATAAAATATCAAACTAGCCCCATTATATGGGGTGATGTAGGAACTAATGGACAACATTCATTTTTTCAAATGTTACATCAAGGAACTAAATTAATACCATGTGATTTTATAGCTTCTGCTATACCTAATTATAATAATTATAAAAATCATCATGTTCAACTTATTGCTAATTATATTGCACAAACAAAAGCATTAGCATTTGGTAATATAAAAGAATATAATTGTAAAAAAAATATATATTATTGTTGTTATGGTAATAGACCTAGTAATTCTATTTTTTTAAAAAAAATTAATCCCTATAATTTAGGAATGTTGATTGCATATTATGAACATAAAATTTTTATACAAGGAGTAATTTTAAATATATTTTCTTTTGATCAATGGGGTGTAGAATTAGGGAAAAAAATTACTCATTCTTTAATAAAAGAAATTAAAATAAATAATTATGCAATAAGTAAAAATGATTATTCATCTAAAGGATTAATTAATTTTTATAAGTATTTTAATTAA
- a CDS encoding DEAD/DEAH box helicase, translating to MTNITFSNFGLNKFLLKALHDIGYLNPSPIQKKCIPHLLLKKDVLGIAQTGSGKTAAFILPLLNNINLSVKKTQILILTPTRELAIQVSETVSLFSKYIKGINILALYGGQSYQIQLKNLRLGTQIIIATPGRLLDHIKRKTVNLSQLTSLVIDEADEMLRMGFIEDVEKILITIPKHHQTSLFSATMPQKIKNITKNFMIHPYEIIIKTNIKTIPDIKQTYWFIYGNKIEALMKFLETENYDAVLIFVKTKTSTIEIADILKQYDYNSAALNGDMNQRNREQTLERFRNGNLDILIATDIAARGLDVDRINLVINYDIPMDIESYIHRIGRTGRAGRQGKSLTFIEYREKRFLKNIQFKIKCNINEVFLPNSNLLCQKRLEKFIFKIKKEINFIKKKDLIQYQNIISTIITKNKIDQEILIAILLKLSQFKKPLVLPPDPTKTSIRKIFYKKNFIVKNKYFQKHKKYSNKMDVYRINIGKKDKIEIRHIVGATINEFQIDSKDIGNIKLFSDYSIIELSSLRRKKFLQNSKNIRIINKNINFELINKSKKFYKNTKFNFKNKYK from the coding sequence ATGACGAATATTACTTTTTCTAATTTTGGTTTAAATAAGTTTCTTTTAAAAGCTTTACATGATATAGGATATTTAAATCCTTCTCCTATACAAAAAAAATGTATTCCACATTTATTATTAAAAAAAGATGTTTTAGGAATAGCTCAAACTGGTAGTGGTAAAACTGCAGCTTTTATATTACCTTTATTAAATAATATAAATTTATCTGTAAAAAAAACACAAATATTAATCTTAACACCAACAAGAGAATTAGCAATACAAGTATCTGAAACAGTTTCTTTATTTTCAAAATATATAAAAGGTATTAATATTTTAGCATTATATGGGGGACAATCATATCAAATACAATTAAAAAATTTACGTTTAGGAACACAAATTATTATAGCTACTCCAGGTCGTCTATTAGATCATATTAAAAGAAAAACTGTTAATTTATCTCAATTAACTAGTTTAGTAATAGATGAAGCAGATGAAATGTTAAGAATGGGTTTCATTGAAGATGTTGAAAAAATATTAATAACAATACCAAAACACCATCAAACTTCATTATTTTCAGCAACAATGCCACAAAAAATCAAAAATATTACTAAAAATTTTATGATTCATCCATATGAAATTATTATAAAAACAAATATTAAAACTATACCAGATATAAAACAAACTTATTGGTTTATATATGGTAATAAAATAGAAGCTTTAATGAAATTTTTAGAAACTGAAAATTACGATGCAGTTTTAATTTTTGTTAAAACTAAAACTTCAACAATTGAAATTGCTGATATATTAAAACAATATGATTATAATAGTGCAGCATTAAATGGAGATATGAATCAACGTAATAGAGAACAAACATTAGAAAGATTTAGAAATGGTAATTTAGATATATTAATTGCTACTGATATCGCCGCAAGAGGATTAGATGTAGATAGAATTAATTTAGTTATAAACTATGATATACCAATGGATATTGAGTCTTATATTCATCGTATTGGGAGAACTGGACGTGCAGGAAGACAAGGTAAATCTTTAACATTTATTGAATATAGAGAAAAAAGATTTCTTAAAAATATTCAATTTAAAATAAAATGTAATATTAATGAAGTTTTTTTACCCAATTCTAACCTTTTATGCCAAAAAAGGTTAGAAAAATTTATTTTTAAAATAAAAAAAGAAATAAATTTTATAAAAAAAAAAGATTTGATTCAATATCAAAATATTATATCAACAATAATAACTAAAAATAAAATAGATCAAGAAATTTTAATAGCAATTTTATTAAAATTATCTCAATTTAAAAAACCTTTAGTATTACCTCCAGATCCTACTAAAACAAGTATAAGAAAAATATTTTATAAAAAAAACTTTATTGTTAAAAATAAATATTTTCAAAAACATAAAAAATATTCTAATAAAATGGATGTTTACCGTATAAATATAGGCAAAAAAGATAAAATTGAAATACGTCATATAGTTGGAGCTACTATTAATGAATTTCAAATCGATAGCAAAGATATAGGAAATATAAAATTATTTTCTGATTATTCTATTATTGAACTTTCTTCTTTAAGAAGAAAAAAATTTTTACAAAATTCTAAAAATATTCGAATTATCAATAAAAATATTAATTTTGAGTTAATAAATAAATCTAAAAAATTTTATAAAAATACTAAATTTAATTTTAAAAATAAATATAAATAA
- the pnp gene encoding polyribonucleotide nucleotidyltransferase, with amino-acid sequence MLNPIIHRFRYGNNTVTIETGMIARQATSAVMVSIDDTAVFVTLVVDNKIKQEQNFFPLSVHYQEKSYAAGRIPGNFFRREGRPSENEILISRLIDRPIRPLFKKGFLNEIQIIATVMSVNPEINPDIVAIIGASAVLNLSGIPFNGTFGTARIGFIKNKYILNPNVKEMKNSSLDLIISSTKKAILMVEAKSYLLTEEQILDAIIFGYNQQQILIDNIVKLSSEVKKKSYEWILSPINEKLKQKIIFLSKKKLVKAYNIQEKQNRINKIDSIKIEVFELIKEEKKYENISMQYLNEIFYELEKKIVRKNIIKNNLRIDGREHDMIRSLDVRIGILPRTHGSALFTRGETQALVTATLGTTRDAQSLDDLINNRTDNFLFHYNFPSYSVGEIGILGSPKRREIGHGNLAKKSLIPVMPDVSQFPYTIRIVSEITESNGSSSMASVCGASLAMMDAGIPIKNAVAGIAMGLIKENNNFIILSDILGDEDYLGDMDFKVAGTNNGITALQMDMKIEGITYKIIKLALFQAKLARLHILEVMKQAIANPRKNISEFAPRIHTLKINPEKIKDMIGKGGSVIRALTEETDTIIEIEDSGIVKIAAKNNEKIKFAIRRIEEITADIIVGQIYNGKVIRIVDFGAFISIGNGKEGLVHISQITNKHVSKVSDYLQVLQNVFVKVMEIDKHGRIRLSIKAAINKI; translated from the coding sequence TTGTTAAACCCGATTATTCATAGATTTCGTTATGGTAATAATACTGTAACTATAGAAACAGGAATGATAGCTAGACAAGCAACATCTGCTGTAATGGTAAGTATTGATGATACAGCTGTTTTCGTTACTTTAGTTGTAGATAATAAAATTAAACAAGAACAAAATTTTTTCCCTTTATCAGTGCATTATCAAGAAAAATCATATGCTGCTGGCCGTATTCCTGGAAATTTTTTTCGTAGAGAAGGCCGTCCTAGTGAAAATGAAATTTTAATTTCTCGTTTAATTGATCGTCCTATAAGACCTTTATTTAAAAAAGGGTTTTTAAATGAAATTCAAATTATAGCAACTGTTATGTCTGTAAATCCAGAAATTAATCCAGATATTGTTGCTATTATTGGTGCATCTGCTGTTTTAAATTTATCTGGTATTCCATTTAATGGAACATTTGGTACTGCACGTATAGGTTTTATTAAAAATAAATATATATTAAATCCTAATGTTAAAGAAATGAAAAATAGTTCATTAGATTTAATTATATCTAGTACTAAAAAAGCTATTTTAATGGTAGAAGCTAAATCTTATCTTTTAACTGAAGAACAAATATTAGATGCAATTATATTTGGTTATAATCAACAACAGATATTAATTGATAATATTGTTAAATTATCTTCTGAAGTAAAAAAAAAATCTTATGAATGGATTTTATCTCCTATAAATGAAAAGCTTAAACAAAAAATCATTTTTTTATCTAAAAAAAAATTAGTAAAAGCATATAATATTCAAGAAAAACAAAATAGAATTAACAAAATTGATTCTATAAAAATAGAAGTTTTTGAATTAATTAAAGAAGAAAAGAAATATGAAAATATTTCAATGCAATATTTAAATGAAATTTTTTATGAATTAGAAAAAAAAATAGTTCGTAAAAATATTATAAAAAATAATCTTAGAATTGATGGGCGTGAACATGATATGATACGCAGTTTAGATGTACGTATAGGTATTTTACCTAGGACACATGGTTCAGCTCTTTTTACAAGAGGAGAAACACAAGCATTAGTTACAGCTACATTAGGAACAACTCGAGATGCTCAATCATTAGATGATTTAATAAATAATAGAACAGATAATTTCTTATTTCATTATAATTTTCCTTCTTATTCTGTTGGTGAAATTGGAATATTAGGATCTCCTAAAAGACGTGAAATAGGTCATGGTAATTTAGCTAAAAAATCTTTAATACCAGTTATGCCTGATGTTAGCCAATTTCCTTATACTATTCGTATAGTATCTGAAATTACAGAATCTAATGGTTCATCTTCTATGGCTTCTGTTTGTGGAGCTTCTTTAGCTATGATGGATGCAGGTATTCCTATAAAAAATGCTGTAGCTGGTATAGCTATGGGATTAATTAAAGAAAATAATAATTTTATAATACTATCAGATATTTTAGGTGATGAGGATTATTTAGGTGATATGGATTTTAAAGTTGCAGGTACTAATAATGGAATTACAGCATTGCAAATGGATATGAAAATAGAAGGAATAACTTATAAAATTATAAAATTAGCTCTATTTCAAGCAAAATTAGCTAGATTACATATTTTAGAAGTAATGAAACAAGCTATTGCTAATCCAAGAAAAAATATTTCAGAATTTGCACCAAGAATTCACACATTAAAAATTAATCCGGAAAAAATTAAAGACATGATAGGAAAAGGTGGTTCTGTTATTAGAGCACTAACAGAAGAAACTGATACAATTATTGAAATAGAAGATAGTGGAATTGTTAAAATTGCAGCTAAAAATAATGAAAAAATAAAATTTGCAATTCGTAGAATAGAAGAAATTACAGCTGATATTATTGTTGGACAAATTTATAATGGTAAAGTAATACGTATTGTTGATTTTGGTGCTTTTATATCTATAGGTAATGGAAAAGAAGGATTAGTTCATATTTCTCAAATTACTAATAAACATGTTAGTAAAGTAAGTGATTACTTACAAGTTTTACAAAATGTATTTGTTAAGGTTATGGAAATTGATAAACATGGAAGAATAAGATTAAGTATAAAAGCTGCTATAAATAAAATTTAG
- the rpsO gene encoding 30S ribosomal protein S15 produces the protein MYLNIEKKIKIIQKYQINIKDKGSTQVQIALLTSKINYLQKHFIVHKKDYHSRRGLLRMISQRRKLLNYFKRKKFKSYNILIENLGLRK, from the coding sequence ATGTATTTAAATATAGAAAAAAAAATAAAAATCATACAAAAATATCAAATTAATATTAAGGATAAAGGATCTACACAAGTACAAATAGCTTTATTAACATCTAAAATTAATTATTTACAAAAACATTTTATTGTACACAAAAAAGATTACCATAGTCGTAGAGGCCTTCTACGTATGATATCACAACGTAGAAAATTATTAAATTATTTTAAAAGAAAAAAATTTAAAAGTTATAACATATTAATTGAAAATTTAGGGTTAAGAAAATAA